From Triplophysa dalaica isolate WHDGS20190420 chromosome 16, ASM1584641v1, whole genome shotgun sequence:
AGTCAGTGGTTGCTTatctggtgtgggtttgctgcTATAGTGTCTGAACCTGACACTTTGACCAGGAAAACCCCTCTGAGAGAGCAAACAGATTGGTTAAACATACAactgtttcattattttctctttaaccCCAGCctgtagaaaatgtaaaatgtctgtTCTTGTTAAGGgtgaatttaaataaactgGGACACTTGGGCCCTGTTTTACAGACAAGGTTTAGGGCTAGttccagactaaaatgaatgtgtgacctgtctcaACTGAATATAACCTGctcagaaatatcttaaaatatataagtgccattgttttgtctcgagatgcacaCCGGTAATGTATTCTTACAAGGCATTTTTagaaaagcgacataaatatcttaattcaccTAAGGCATAGTTCTGCTTTAAGCAAAgctgtgtctgtgaaactgcccagtttcacagacaaggcttagctaAAGCAaagactatgccttagttaaattagggtatttaagtcactttttaaaaatgcttagaaaaaaacattactggtgtgcaagttgagacaaaacaatgccaCTGATATATTTAAGGATATGTTAGGGCAAAGaatcattttagtctgggactagtcttaagccttgtctgtgaccGCCTAAAGATCAGagtcatgtaaatgtaaaagatgtAAACGTCACATTTTGATGCGAGTGAAAAAATCACAACTGACTGTTACTCAATATGCATTCCTAGTACACACCTACATACAAAGTTATATTAGGGAAGTAAAATAAAGAGCAAATGCCATTTTCTATTGACTTTATGACTGTTTGGCGACATTATGACAGCAAAACATATATGCCCATAATTATTGCTATAGCATTTTACTGATCTACAACACACAACCCAAAACTTTACCACATTAACCATCTACCGAAATACCAGAACAGCTTTTAATACAATAATGTAATCTCCTTCAAAAGCACCcgaaataaaaatgctaatatgTACAAAGTTATCTGGTATAATGATGTCTTAGAATACACAATAACTAAATACATCGTGCATTCAGACCACAAACATTAATTTTCtttgaatgcaaaataaaaacgacaCGAAACAGCTGATCGCTCCCTGCGCATGCGCACGTGTGCATGACAGCAGTGTTTTTAGCATAATTGTGCTCAAGCTAACGTATTCATTATCCTGTATGTTATGAATCAAACCTCACTTACACTATGATTAAAAGCATATCTGACATTTATGTTTCTATTTGATGTCATGAAACAAGCATCTTCGTTAACTCCATCTAGCTTAATGCCTAGCGcaggtttttatgttttattaaaaaaaaaaaaaactacgaCCGTTATAGAAAAATGAGCACATTGTAACACTGATACCggtaaaaactgaaaaaaacacgTTAGAGTTCAACCatgcaaaaaaaactgtattaccTCATAATGTACCGCGAACAGTGAGCTGCTAGCTGCGGAGGTTTCACGCGCTGCACGCgcgtctgtgtgtatgtgcaggTGACAAGTGTATATCTGTTCACACACACTAAAACGCTTACGCTGTAAATAGTAAACACAGCGTAAAATAGTAAAAGACGTAAATGTTTCTccctttatttttataaatgtatttatatttatttattttacatgtatatGCACATGTCTATCTGACTGTCTCAAGTATTTGTAATGAAACTGACAAAAAACGATATAAACACCatactttaataaaactacCCAGATACCAAAGATAATTGCAATTTTAATTGGTTAATCttaacatttattcaacattaaacatacagtaaCTTGCTATCTGGTTCATTTGTCTACGGGTAAGTAATGCTATAGCATCATTTTGGGTTGTAGCAGTTCTTAATTTCATCCGTTTCATTTGTTATTCTATATcagttgtttttatatgttatttgaAGTTAGGATAACGTGAATAAAATGATGAACAAGGTATACAATTTTTGTGATGTAATGCTCATCCACAACACATGGTGGCAGTAGTGTCAAGCTTTTCCTGGTAAATTCCTCAATTCCGAAAAAgcacgtcacacacacacacggggcTCTGGGGGTCAACAGAGAACATAAAACAACGTAACATGTGTTTcttttaaggtaagaaatgtTACGGTCATGTCACATTAAGTGGAAAATGAACTTCTGTATTGGGTGTGACTGCGCCTATAGACAGTAATTCTGGGGTATCAGGCGCTAAAGATGAGCGAAGTAGATGCTTAGGTTTGATGATGATGCTATAATCCACAGAAATGCTGTTTCGATAGTTTGCTCTCTTTGTTTTGATACTTTTTAACAGAACGTTAAACCGTTTTGAGactataattattaaaaatgctgAAATGTATCTCTGAAGGTTTTGAGGGACagcctttgtgttttttattgtactgAACAGTTAAATGTCATAGAAGGAGACAATACTGTTCTATGGCTACAGTTTAAGGATTGACAGGAGAACCAATCAAATGTTCCATTCTTTCTCTGATTGTTTCCAGGTCGACAATGATACTCTGCTTTTGGCTTGTTGCAGTGACCCCAGTGTCATGCTGGGGCCAGATGCTAGTGGACACCGGGGATGTTTTCCAGCCCCAGAGCGCTCTTACTGACATGGAGTTTGGCACTGTGAGCACCTACCGTGGCCCTGGAAACTATGACCATCGACCTAATAAAGAGTTGCCCATCCTTTTGTGGTGGAGCTCCAATCTGTTTCCCCACTTCCCGGGAGATACAGAGCGCGTGGACTGTGCCCGCTTCTCCTGTCTGGTCACACGCAATCGTAAAGTTCAACTGTACCGTCGCACGGTGTCCATTATCTTCTACGGCACGGACTTTAGGGCGTACGAGGCTCCGCTGCCACGTATGCCACACCAAACCTGGGCGTTATTTCACGAAGAGTCACCCATGAATAACTATCTCCTCTCTCACAGCGTTGGCATCAGGCTGTTTAACTACACGGCCACGTTCAGGAGGGAGTCCGACTACCCACTAACCCTGCAGTGGCTGCCCTCGCTAGATTATCTCCTGACACCGTCCGCCGTGTCACTGCAGGAGAAGAACCGCTGGAGAACCGCTGGTCTGGCTCCTGTGCTCTACATGCAGTCCCACTGTGATGTGCCTTCGGACAGGGACCGCTATGTTCAGGAGCTTATGAAATACATAGAGGTACCTGGTGTTCCAAATATGTAAGCGGAGTAAGACATCTGTATTAttctctttgttctgatgaacaccgagaaagatatttggaagaatgcttgtaaccaagcaattctttgccaccattgaccaccaaaGTAGAGAATTtactttataaatatctttgttctgttgaacccaaaagaagatattttgaagaatgttggaaagtaAATAGATGTGGGACATTTCTGTATCGTGAAATGCAGATGAAGTGATTTTGTACATATGAAATCCTATCACAAACACGTCCTTATTGTAGCTCCGATCGATCATACTGAGAAACAACAAGCAGCTTTTATCGTGTAGTACCAAAAGTTGTTCCCTGAGAGCACTTAAGCCTAGTCTCAGACTAAAATGTATGGAAGGTGTATATCTTAACTTGAAAACATCATGTTCAGAACCacattgctgtttttttaagtgatgtTTTGGGTTTTCTGGTTACAATTGTTGCGAATTATGAGGACATGTCATAtagttttttaaaagcataataGCACCCATTTAAACAACCTTGTACCGgtgccctagcaaccatttagaaCAATTTAACaatcaaacactttaaaaactgtGTATGTTTGCCATACATGTATGATCttgacaaaatataaacatgtagtTATTGTGTCATCTCCAGATCGACTCATATGGGAAGTGCCTTAACAACCGACACTTGCCAGAGGATCTGGAGGACACCAGCACAGCTACTGGTGAGGACAGACGCTTCATGAGCTTCGTCGCCCGCTATAAGTTCCACCTGGCCTTAGAGAACGGCCTGTGTCCAGACTACATGACCGAGAAGCTCTGGCGGCCCATGCACCAGGGTTGTGTGCCCAT
This genomic window contains:
- the fut11 gene encoding alpha-(1,3)-fucosyltransferase 11, which encodes MILCFWLVAVTPVSCWGQMLVDTGDVFQPQSALTDMEFGTVSTYRGPGNYDHRPNKELPILLWWSSNLFPHFPGDTERVDCARFSCLVTRNRKVQLYRRTVSIIFYGTDFRAYEAPLPRMPHQTWALFHEESPMNNYLLSHSVGIRLFNYTATFRRESDYPLTLQWLPSLDYLLTPSAVSLQEKNRWRTAGLAPVLYMQSHCDVPSDRDRYVQELMKYIEIDSYGKCLNNRHLPEDLEDTSTATGEDRRFMSFVARYKFHLALENGLCPDYMTEKLWRPMHQGCVPIYRGSSSVADWLPNNHSAILIDNFPSPRDLAEHINALDQDDTEYSRYLEYKSPAKITNLHLLNVLETREWGVNDMSKPNYLNSFECFVCDRENERLAAVKAHKKNPEQNPLPLPKMADSSHMGCPVPSPGYGSVESIDANDSWHLMWPQDYWQSLDQAEGLESLIRHNVSDPSLLWQHMQNIAVRRARGR